The stretch of DNA TAGGCACATTTTATTCAAACTTGCAACCTCTTTTATTCTCTGTGCCACAGACACACAGCCTGGCTTACCTCCCCTGTTAATGGGAGCAAAATTAACCTTTCATACTAAATTCCGGATAGGGACTTGCATTGCAGCTATAGATGGGAaaatttgtgttaaaaaaatgccactgttttattaaaaacttgCCACAATTTGTCATTGTtttgagcagaaataaaacaagaaaacaaaataattcttatATAGGTTCCTCTTCTTTATCTGCAGATTAGCTCTTCATTATACTTGGGTCAAGGCACAGGAAGATACACACAGGATTGTTTATCTAGAAGacaaaaatcttaaaaactGTTGGATATTTGATCAAGTTCTAAgtatctgttcttttcttcttctcctaaCCCTGCAATAGTTTCATGCTGAGGAAGATGACCCCCACTTGCATTAGAAAATAGAATCAATCCCAGACCCCCAAAATAAAAACCCCAGATGATATCAGTaaaacagtgaaggaaaacGAAAAATGGAGATTAGTTGTCTatagtaaaaaagaaacatgactAAAGATATCTTTTCAGTGTTCAGTGAGCACATAGATGATCGTGAGCTCCTTGAAcagtattcacagaatcacagaatcatataatgatttaggttggaagggacctttaagatcataaagttccaacccccctgctataggcagggacacctccctctagaccaggttgctcaaagccccatccagcctggccttgaatgcttccagggagggggcatccacaacctccctgaacaacctgttccagtgtctcaccaccctcacagtaaagaatttcttcctaatagctagtctaaatctaccctcttccagtttaaagctgtttccccttgtcctgtcactacatgcccttataaaaagtgCCTCTCCAGTTTTCATGTACTTCAGGTACAGAAATGCTGCAATAACatctcctcggagccttctcttttccaggctgaagagccccagctctctcagcctgcacCACGaagtgttccagccctctgatgatcTTCGTGGCCTTTCTCAGGCTCCAACAGcttcatgtccttcttgtgttggaggctccagaactggatgcagtactccaggtgggatcttgcaagagcagagtagaggggcagaatcacctccctcaacctgctggtcacagttctcttgatgcaacccaggatacagttggtcttctgggctgtaAGTGCACGTTGCCAGCTCATGCTGAATCTTTCACCAGCTGACACTCCAAAATCCTTctgagggctgctctcaagccattctccgcccaacctgtatctgcGTATTCCTGTATCCTGTATCAGGATTGCCCTGACTGatgtgcaggaccttgcacttggcctttcACACACATGTGAAATGTCCATTAAAAGTCCATAAAATGTCCACTGTGTTCTTTTAGCCCATGATTTAGCTTCTGTCTTTTATGGTGGTTGTTCAGGACAGGAGAGGCGGTATGATGCGTGGATGCCAAAGCCAGCTCAGGTCGGGTCTCATATTACCTTCTGTGAGGCTCATCCTCTGCTGGTTTGAGTGGACTATAGGATTTCCTCTAACATGCAACTCAAATCATGGGTTACCCCCCAGCCAGCTCCcctcagttttatagttttttcaCATGGTGTCATATGGTacagaatatccctttggccagtttatgTCAGCTGCCCTGGTTCTGACCCCTCACAGTTCCTTGTGCTCCTCAGCACCTTGCTAGCAGGACAGCATGAGGAGCTGAAAAATGAGAtctccttggctctgtgcagcactcctcagcaacaactgaaacatcGGTATGTTATCAGCAATTTTTCTACTAAAGCCGAAACAgagcatcataccagacattACAGAGAAAATCAACACTGCCCCAGCTGAAACCAAGGCACCATTCTCAACAGTCGTTGAGAGGTGCACCTGCTTCAGCATGGCCTCATCCTTGAGTCACAGTTCATCTTCCATGTTGTGGACCTGCCCGTGGTCACAGATGCTTTGAGGTCTACCTGTTCCAGTTATTAACAGGGCACATCTTTCTCAGAAGTATTCCTACTGTGACTTATCCACAGCCACAGTTGTTTTGAGGTGTAATTGCTCTGGTGCAGCCTTTTCCATTCATAATAGAtccttcagaggtcccttcagACACCTGATGTGTCATGGTCTTATCCATGACTGTAGACACTTCAAGGTATACTGTCATGGCCTTATCTGCAGACTTGGATGCTACAGGGTGTACCTGCTGTAACACAGACTTCACCATGGCCACAAACACTTTGAGGAATATTTGCTCCAGAGTGCACTTATCTGTAGCCACAGATGCTTCAAGGTGTATATGCTCCCATGTGGATTCATCCACAGGTCAGTCTCACTGACTCGAGTTCAGTCTGGAGTCTTAACCTGTGCACTACAtcagcacagggacagcatCAACGCCATGGCCATCTGCCAGCCCAGGGACATGGCTGTTATCAAAACATCTCcaggcaaagcaaagcagagagtgtagagcaaacagcaggaaaaaaagcagccacTAGTAAGCATGGACTTTAATATATAGTAAGACAAGCAAGCCCTGTGACAACCACAGGAGCCTACCAATTAGCAGTTAAACAGCTTTAACACCTTTAAATTTGGTCTAGCACGCTCCACAATCTAATCATATCTGTCAACAGATATATCTCTAACCCTTTGTGTCCCATGTTGAGCATCAAAAGGACAATTGTGGTTAAATTAACCTTGAAGGCATCTCAGCACCACAAAGCTACTCACTCACTCTCCCCAAGTGGGATGGGGAAAACAATCAGGAAAGTAGAAGTGTGAGAACTTGTGAGTTGAGATACAACAGTTtactaggtaaagcaaaagctccACACACAcgcaaagcaaaacaaggaactCATTTGCTACTTCCCATTGGCAGACAGCTGTTCAGCCActtccagcagagcacagaTCATCATAAATGAACATTTATTGGCAAGACAAACACAATCATTCCAACCCCACCCCCCCTCCcacctttctcctcctttacCCCAGCTCTTATTGCTCAGTATGGCACCCCAAGCTacagaatatccctttggtcagttggggtcagctgtcctgactGTGTCCCCTCCAGGGCAGCATAAGACACAGAAAAGTCTTTGgctctgtgtaagcactgctctgcaataACTGACAACATCAGTGTGCCAACATCAGAAATCCCAGCATCATATGAGcctccagaaagaaaatttacagtATCCTAGCCAAAATCATGACAAACATACAGCTTTTAACCCTTGGACTCCTGGCAGAACTCCAGTAGTACTCAGAGCTCAGTCACTGCTCCAATCACATGAACTGTATGCCCTTCGAGTTACTCATTACTGCATATAAAGCAGGAAGCACATCAGGctattcagaaggaaaaaaaaatagacattcTCATACTCTGTTTATTGTGCACAGCATAAGGGAAGAATTTAGATGCCAAATCCTTAGTGAGGTATGGCCTCTTATGAACAGTTATTTTCCATTAAGGATGCTACATTACATCTTCagtttaataataaaaaagcaatgatTTCCTTACTTGCTCTTCATGTTTCTGGACAGAAACACAACATTCATGCCTAAAAAGCACTTGCATTCTGTGTAATCTAAAGAGCTGTACACTCTGCTCTTCAgacattcattaaaataatgactTGCTATTTTAGTTTGGACCACTGGGATACCATATAACATTCCACTTTTGTATTAAGTACCTGGTTATAGTTAGTAGACAAGACTGCAGCAAACAAAAGGAGAGCTAGAGCTTATTTAATCCTTAAAAGGAGTGGTCAAACACATTAAACAAACTTCTTAGACCTTACTATGTGTGGAACTACACATAGAATCTACAGATGCTTAAAAGAAATGTTCCTTGACTTTAGTAATAATTCCAAGTTTATCACAACAGAGTGGAAGTTCTAATGAGCAAATCTTTTATACAGGGCGAGGCATAAGCTCATTCGAAAAACAGGGGGAGAACGTGGAAACCAAAGAATAAAGCAGGGGACTGAACTGACtagaacaaaagcaagcaatcacaagagaacaagaaaaaaagcacagaacccAGTATTTATTATAGGAATACTTCTGGCCTCTAAACTGTATAAAACTGCTCTGATCCTTGCTACAGTTGAAGCTCCCCAGAATGCTGGCTATTTCCCATCTGTTTATCAGTTGTCCAGTGTGTTGTTTGGACTGACAGCTTCTCTATTTGCTCATGTTTGTAGGGATCCAGCTCCACCTAAGTCTCAGATAGGTCACTTAAATACTAGTACAATGTACAGCTTGGTGAGACTTACAAGGACTGCAAGATTTGAGAGAACATGTTTTAATCCTACCAACAGCTGTATAACATCAGCTTTTCAGATTGTAAGTAAATGCATTTCCATATTCCTGAGTGATCACAAATATTATGGATGGGAGAGAAGGatttaagatattttagaaATCCAATAATGTTGAAGTTTGGtatctttattaaaatgttttgtaccTCATAACCTTCCCTGAGTTCTGAACCATTTGGTTTAGTTATCTGGAGGAAAGAGAGGTTTGTTCTAATGAAATGCATCAACAGGTAATCCTACTTGACAAATGTATGTTACAGCTGTAGCTGTCAGCTTCTTAGTCACTACTCGGAATAATCTCTCTGAAACCAGTTGAACTGCTAAGCCATTTGAAGAGTATGtaaaagcatgaaagaaagcaaacaattcAAATATGttacacataaaaaaaagaagacatatTTAGAtatcttaaaaaatacaagacATTATATAAAAATTCCATGCTATTAATCAAAATTTTGTTAAACAGACCCATTTAAGATCAGGTTCTGGCAAGCATTAAGTAACAGTATATAATCTCAACTAACATTTTATTTACCTGATAACAGGTTCAACTTGCCAACTTAACAGGATAATCTCATCAGGCTTCTACAATGTtagtatttaaaacatttggTAAACAATGTAAGATTAtattatacagaaaataataagcaCTGATATTCCTGGAGCCACAACAAAATAGTGAAATagattctcctttccttctgtttaaacAATATTCAGTATAAGCATGTACACAGAGCAAGGTTGGACATAATGCATTTAACTGTTCATTACAGTtaagccaaacaaaacaaatttctccATTAATTACATATACAACAACTCTATAAGACATTCCAgtgacattttgcttttagaCAACTTCAATATTGAACAAAAAATGTCTTCAACCACAACACACATCGAGGTCAGCAGCACTTTTACAAAGCATCGGaaatgtcatcattttttttccgAGTCTGGTTAGAAGACACATCTACTTGCTATTTCTGTACAAGATAATCATCTTTCAGTTCTGACATGTAGGCTTCAAATGCGAATCAAAAAGCAAAGTCATTTCTCCAAACTGTTATACAAAATAACTTTCTCATTGCTGACTTCCTTTCAACAGTAAAGAGTTCACTTTTTTTCTAGGACTGAAGTCAGTAGGTTGATTTAGTGGTTCCATTTGAGTTTGAAGAGTAAGAATTAGATTTCTTGGGGTATCTGCCTGATGAGAGAGAGACCTGCATCCTCCGCGTAGTTCGCACGCTTCGGCAAATAAGAGCATTTTTAAGATTGTCTCTGAAATCTTTTGAAATATAGTAGTAGATGAATGGATCGATACAACTGTTCAGAGTGGAAAGACACAGTGCAGTTATGTATGACACATACAGAGAGCTCTGGTTGTAGTTTTTGAGTAGTAGATAGTGCACAACAAGTAGCACATTGCTAGGTGTAAAACAGACAAGATACATGGACAGGACAGCAATAATGAGCTTGATTGCTCTTTTTCGTTTCTTCCCAGTGCTTATATCTGAGATTGAAGCATTCAGAGTTTTAATCATTAGTATGTAAGCAACAGCAGTGATGAGAGCTGGAATTAGGAAGAGCCCAATTGCAAGTGAGAGGAAGTAATTGAACATGTCATgagccaaaatattttcaggcaaCACATCATGGCAGGTAGTAATGTTAAGGTCTGAAATATACACCGTCTGATTAACAAGATACAGCGGAATGGTTCCCAACAAAATCAGTATCCAGATGGCAAGGGAGATGCCCAGGGCAATTTCAGACTTCTTTCTTGAGTGCACTATGGGGTTCACTACAACCCAATACCTTTGCACACTGAGACATGTCATAAAAAGAATGGAGCAGTACATATTTCcataaaaaaatccaacaagCACTTTGCAGAGACCTTCCCCAAATAACCAGTTATTGCCATTTATATGGTATGCAATCTTCAGTGGGAACCAGACCACAAATAGAAGGTCTGCCAATGCCAAGTTAACCATATAAATCACAGCAggatgtttcttctttgttctgaaaaaaaagacccaGATGGCCATAGCATTGCTTGGCAAACCAATGATAAAGacaatgacatagacaatgggaagaaaaactgtAGTCAGCTTTCCTTTAAGGGCTTTTGCTGCAAAGTCATCCACTTTGTACGACTCTTCAGAGGCGTTATTAGTATTTGGAACTTTCTGGCCAgcaaaacttcttccttttgaaCTGCTGGTTCTACTTCtctctagaaaagaaaaaaaagaaataaaagttgagAAAttgctgttaattatttttcctgatttttcttaatgctttttaaaattctttaagaTAAATTAGATTGCATGATTTACACTGAGGGCTTTATCAATAGAAAAATTAAACCTTTTCAAATACTTGacaatttttcttccacatttttagTTTATTATCCAAAAGACACCTATATCCTTATTCAAGGACTGTATCAACAACCAGAAATATTTCCCACATCATCAGGTGCTCTCACCAGCTCAacaattaaaacagaaactgcttttaGTATCCCATGGCACTATTATCCGTTTTCATGGTGCTGTCAGATTGCTCAACTGCCAAGATTCGTAAAACTTTGCAGCAGGCATCCAAAATACATGCAGAACAAGTTTCTTCAGATGAGATGGCCTCAAAACCAGCTAGGCAGAAAATagagcacagaatcatagaatggattgaCTAACTTTCCCCATGAAGTGGCAGAAGGGCCAGACATCTGTAATTTCCTTCCAATTCTCAGATAAGGTTAAGCAATTTCTACAATTTCCACCCAAATCACTACACTGCTAGAACTGGCAGCTAAGACTGCTTCATATACCAGAAAGCTGTCACTTCAGGTTTTGCTCTGTCTCTTTGTATGCCACATGAACCTGAAAACCATATAGGTAAATCAGACACTCTCAACTGCTCTGTCTTCTATGACAGCCTTCATATGGCTTAGTCAAGAGACTCCCACTACAACACCTTCCATACCCAATACAGTCCACTTGTGCAGACTAGTCAAATTGCACTAACAGAAAATGTCAATGAAATTACTCTGTTCCAAAGAGTCAGTCAAATATCCACTGAGGCAGACTGAGTGGACATGAAACATGACTGTTTGTGGTAGGAGTATTTTACCCTTATCACAGTTTCCATCAATATCTGTGGACAGTTttagtgaaacaaaacaaaacaaccaacaaaacagCTCCAACCTTCCCCAACCCAAAACCatacaacaaaaacaaaataaataaataacaaaaacacacgcacacacacacacacacacacaaaaaaaaaaccaacccagaGGCATATAAATATCTTTCTTGAGCAAACAGGTTTGTGCATAAGAAGCCATCAACAGTGTTTAAGGATGGCTCCTTTTTCATTCAGTGATGATTGTTTTTGatataattcaaaaataaaaaatgctcaACAGCTTAAATTTTCAAGCATAAGAATTATCAGACAAGAAACAGATAAATACACAAGTATGCATGTTTTCCAGAACAGATtgtcaaaacagattttcagaaatagaCACATAATGTGTATCAGTTCTTGGCTACATAGCTGGTACTGGCACAAGGGTTTTGATTTTTATGACAATGGGACTTTCTATGAAAATGATAACCCACTAGGGAGGGATTGGATCCATGTGTCTAGAAGAGGCAGGGCAATCTTTGGCAGCAGGCTGGCCAACCTAGTGAGGCAGGCTTTAAACAGAATGACTTTTGCGGCAAGctccaaaatcacagaatcacagggactgcaagggacctctagagatcattaagtccaactcccctgctaaagcagtttctGTACAGTAGGTTGTACAAgtaggcgtccagatgggtcttgagtatctccatagaaggagactccacagcttctccaggcaagCTGTTCtggtgctctgtcacccttaccgtaaagtagttcttccacatgttagtacggaacttcctatgttcaagttttaggccattgaTCCTTGCCTTATCACTgcacaccaccgagaagagcctggcctcatccattgCCTCctacctccctttagatatttataaaatataaaaatatattaaaaatggcAATGCTCATGCCTTTGCAAGCAATTTGGGAATAAGCTAGGCCAACAAGAACAGTGATAAATGTTCCTTAGTTCCCTCCCGTGGTATGAGCCAGAAGGTCAGCCACCTCAAAGGTGCGTATAGCTACAGATGATCCTCTTGCATCCTTCTAGGCAAACAATGCATCCTCTactcccttctcttccctgaaGTGTCTGTATGCCAATGAACACAGCATGGGGAATAAACAGAAAGAACTAGAAATATACATGCGGTCTCAGGATCACAGTCTGCTTGTAATCACAGAGACATGGTGGGACAGCTTGcatgactggaatgctgtcatgGATGGCTATGTACTCTTTAGGAAACACAGGCCAGCAAGGCGAGGTGGTGGAGTTGTTCTTTATGTGAGACAGCAACTGGAATACATCAAGCTCTGCCTAGCAGTGAATGAGTGGAGTGCTTATGGATCAGAATTAAGGGGCAGGCTTACATGGGTTGATATCATCATGGGTGTTTACTAAAGACCACCTGATCAGGAGGAAGAAGCTGATGTGGCCTTCTACAGACAGCCAAAAAGTAGCCTCACAATCACAGGCACTGGTTCTCATGGGGTATTTCAACCATCCTgatatttgctggaaaagcaacGCAGCCAAGCATACACAGTCCAGGAGGTTCTTGCAGtgcactgaaaataactttttgacacaggtggtggaggagccaACGAGAAGCATGCTGCTGGACCTTGTTCTTACCACTTGGGAACGTGAAGGGTGGGGGTGGTCTTGGATGCAGAGACCACAAGGTAGTGGAGTTCAGGGCCTTACATGGAAGAAACAAGTCAATAAGTAGGATTGCAACCTTTCCGCAGAGTCAACTATGACCTGTTCGAGGACCTACTTGGAGGTATTCCATGGGTTAGAACATAGGAAGGTAAGTGGGCCCAAGGGAGTTGATAAGACATTCAAGCACAACTTCCTCCAAGCTCAAGACTGCCGCACTCCTAAGggtaagaaatcaggcaaaggtggcaggagatctgcatggctgagcaaggagcTCGATGAAAATCTcgaatggaagaagaaagtctatGGAAAGTGGAAAAGGGGTCTGGCCACTCGGGAGGAATATGGGAATGTTATCAGGGCATGAAGGGATGCAATGAGGCTGGCTAAGGCCCACTCTGAATGAAATGTGGTTAGGGAGGTCAAGGACAACAAGAAAGGCTGCTTTAAGTACATCAGTAGCAAATGGAAGATGAGGGAAAATGCGGGCCCACTGCCAAACACGGTGGGTGCCCTGGTAATGAAGGACACCGAAAAGACAGagttactgaatgccttctttgcttcagtctttactacTAAGACTGCCTCTCATGAATCCCAGAACCCTGGA from Numida meleagris isolate 19003 breed g44 Domestic line chromosome Z, NumMel1.0, whole genome shotgun sequence encodes:
- the F2RL1 gene encoding proteinase-activated receptor 2 isoform X1; translated protein: MFPHEGRTERENHLPRPAGHTLFNAPQDTIGLLGHKGTLLAHGQLLSTRTPRSFSRELLSTERSRTSSSKGRSFAGQKVPNTNNASEESYKVDDFAAKALKGKLTTVFLPIVYVIVFIIGLPSNAMAIWVFFFRTKKKHPAVIYMVNLALADLLFVVWFPLKIAYHINGNNWLFGEGLCKVLVGFFYGNMYCSILFMTCLSVQRYWVVVNPIVHSRKKSEIALGISLAIWILILLGTIPLYLVNQTVYISDLNITTCHDVLPENILAHDMFNYFLSLAIGLFLIPALITAVAYILMIKTLNASISDISTGKKRKRAIKLIIAVLSMYLVCFTPSNVLLVVHYLLLKNYNQSSLYVSYITALCLSTLNSCIDPFIYYYISKDFRDNLKNALICRSVRTTRRMQVSLSSGRYPKKSNSYSSNSNGTTKSTY
- the F2RL1 gene encoding proteinase-activated receptor 2 isoform X2; translated protein: MGGRRRLCVLLLLSALLAAASPTERSRTSSSKGRSFAGQKVPNTNNASEESYKVDDFAAKALKGKLTTVFLPIVYVIVFIIGLPSNAMAIWVFFFRTKKKHPAVIYMVNLALADLLFVVWFPLKIAYHINGNNWLFGEGLCKVLVGFFYGNMYCSILFMTCLSVQRYWVVVNPIVHSRKKSEIALGISLAIWILILLGTIPLYLVNQTVYISDLNITTCHDVLPENILAHDMFNYFLSLAIGLFLIPALITAVAYILMIKTLNASISDISTGKKRKRAIKLIIAVLSMYLVCFTPSNVLLVVHYLLLKNYNQSSLYVSYITALCLSTLNSCIDPFIYYYISKDFRDNLKNALICRSVRTTRRMQVSLSSGRYPKKSNSYSSNSNGTTKSTY